A region of Lacinutrix sp. Hel_I_90 DNA encodes the following proteins:
- the folK gene encoding 2-amino-4-hydroxy-6-hydroxymethyldihydropteridine diphosphokinase, with the protein MSQAQHFYVALGSNTGDKLNNLQAAIDAIYRRIGCVRLISRVYKTPPFGFNEGDKAADFYNACLLLESDLKPFKVLKELLAIETSLGRVRTKKEGYQSRTLDLDILLVTSKDGDAVITTKALQVPHPELHKRRFVLEPLHTIAPKLRHPKFDKTITELLDVCEDNSSLEPINIWLKNPSKQHDFSKYNYIAIEGNIGAGKTSLANKIATDYNAKLILERFADNPFLPKFYEDAQRYAFTLEMSFLADRYQQISDDLSQLDLFKDFIVSDYDIFKSLIFSKITLHEDEFRLYRKLFYLMYKDIAKPDLYIYLYQNTETLQENIRKRGRKYEQNIDNDYLEKINSGYLKFLKNQTELNIKVIDISNRDFMKSREDYLFILDAICSHDPEVSAI; encoded by the coding sequence ATGTCACAAGCACAACATTTTTACGTAGCACTCGGAAGTAATACAGGCGATAAATTAAATAATTTACAGGCTGCTATTGATGCTATTTATAGGCGTATTGGTTGTGTGAGGTTAATTTCAAGGGTCTATAAAACGCCGCCTTTTGGCTTTAATGAGGGCGATAAAGCTGCGGACTTTTACAACGCCTGTTTGCTATTGGAAAGTGATTTAAAACCTTTTAAAGTTTTAAAAGAATTATTAGCTATTGAAACTAGTCTGGGCCGCGTAAGAACTAAGAAAGAAGGCTACCAATCCCGAACGCTGGATTTAGATATTTTATTAGTAACGTCTAAAGATGGTGATGCGGTCATTACTACTAAGGCCTTACAAGTACCACATCCCGAATTGCACAAACGCAGGTTTGTTTTAGAACCCTTGCATACGATAGCACCAAAACTAAGGCATCCAAAATTTGATAAAACCATTACTGAATTATTGGATGTTTGTGAAGATAATAGCAGTTTAGAGCCTATAAATATCTGGTTAAAAAATCCAAGTAAACAGCATGACTTTTCAAAATACAACTACATCGCTATTGAGGGTAATATAGGTGCGGGAAAAACAAGCTTAGCAAATAAAATTGCCACAGACTATAATGCGAAACTTATTTTAGAACGCTTTGCAGACAATCCCTTTCTGCCAAAATTTTACGAAGATGCACAGCGTTATGCCTTTACTTTAGAGATGTCTTTTTTAGCAGATCGATATCAGCAAATTAGTGACGATTTATCGCAGTTAGATCTCTTTAAAGATTTTATAGTTAGCGATTATGATATCTTTAAATCACTGATTTTTTCAAAAATCACGCTGCATGAAGATGAATTTAGGTTGTATAGAAAACTATTCTATTTAATGTATAAAGACATCGCCAAACCAGATTTATATATTTACCTCTATCAAAATACCGAAACACTTCAGGAAAACATTAGAAAACGCGGTAGAAAATACGAGCAAAATATTGACAATGACTATTTAGAAAAAATCAACTCGGGGTATTTGAAGTTCTTAAAGAATCAAACCGAATTGAATATTAAGGTCATTGATATTTCTAATCGTGATTTTATGAAAAGCCGGGAAGATTATTTATTTATCTTGGATGCTATTTGTTCGCACGATCCAGAGGTTTCTGCCATATAG
- a CDS encoding AsmA-like C-terminal region-containing protein: protein MKKILKITGITLLIIILLLIAAPFVFQSQIKDMVRNFINQNLNAKVEFADVSLSFISSFPQANVTVDELKITNFEPFKDETLASVKSFSFDMSVKELFKSASEGPVIINSIAINEALVTLKINKFGDTNWDIVKETENTKDTTTTSEAFTLDIKDYAINNSALTYLDEENNTKVYVTELNHTGKGTFSETVSELDTKSKANVTLSIEDTEYLSNNKIKLDALIDLDLEQNKYTFKENKGFVNNLPLEFNGYVQNVENGQNIAISFENLGSDFKDFLAVIPEIYSKNISNVQTSGTFKVNGIIKGLVSDETIPTLDINVVSNNASFKYPDLPKSVQNISINATVKNTTGKTEDTFLDIKTLNFRIDEDVFKSSATIKNITGNPAVNATVDGVLNLANLSKAYPIDLDNPLNGILKAKIDTNFDMNAIETNAYERIKSNGNISLTGFEYTSADLINPIKISQANVSFDPMTVKLEHFKATTGKTDLDATGTINNLLGFLLSDKKLKGNFNINSNTFMVSDFMTEGVAEKSTNQSTEPKDKLKIPAFLDCTITADAKTVIYDNLILKDVKGTLVIQDEKADFKKITTNIFDGNLSLSGIVDTKTEVPTFNMDLGIENFDISQSFSNLDMLKALAPIAQALQGKLNSAISVNGNLGDDFTPVLKSIAGGALAELLTTRIEPKNAELFEALSSKLNFIDFDKLDLKDLKTALKFDNGKVSISPFNINYKDIGITVGGSHGFDKTMDYNLVFNVPAKYLGSDVNRLIGKINDPEVNNISIPITANLTGSFDNPKVSTDLTSGVKQLTAQLIEIEKQKLLNTGKDKIKDLLGGITGNQTPKDSTKTQTNAPVKDIIKDVIMGSGNTSPNNSSTKDSTNSTGDPVKEILGLFGKRKKKKDTVN from the coding sequence ATGAAGAAAATCCTAAAAATAACAGGAATCACATTACTAATCATCATACTGCTCTTAATAGCCGCCCCTTTTGTTTTTCAGTCACAAATAAAAGATATGGTTCGCAATTTCATTAATCAAAATCTAAATGCAAAAGTTGAATTTGCAGATGTTAGTTTGAGTTTCATTAGTAGTTTTCCTCAAGCCAATGTCACTGTAGATGAACTAAAAATCACCAATTTTGAGCCGTTCAAAGACGAAACACTGGCAAGTGTTAAATCTTTTTCTTTTGATATGTCGGTAAAAGAATTATTCAAAAGTGCAAGTGAAGGCCCTGTAATAATTAATAGTATTGCTATTAACGAGGCTTTAGTTACTCTAAAAATAAATAAATTTGGAGACACGAATTGGGATATTGTTAAAGAAACAGAAAATACAAAAGACACCACTACAACCTCTGAGGCATTCACCCTTGACATTAAAGATTATGCCATAAATAATAGCGCTTTAACCTATTTAGATGAAGAAAATAATACTAAAGTTTATGTTACTGAATTAAATCATACTGGAAAAGGCACATTTTCTGAAACCGTTTCAGAATTAGACACTAAAAGCAAAGCAAATGTGACGTTAAGTATTGAAGACACTGAATATTTGAGCAACAACAAAATTAAATTGGATGCTTTAATTGATTTGGATTTAGAACAAAACAAATATACATTTAAGGAAAACAAGGGTTTTGTAAATAACCTACCTCTAGAATTTAATGGCTATGTACAAAATGTAGAAAATGGTCAAAACATAGCTATCTCCTTTGAGAATCTTGGTTCAGATTTTAAAGATTTCCTAGCGGTTATACCCGAGATCTATTCTAAAAATATTAGCAACGTTCAAACTTCAGGCACCTTTAAAGTCAATGGTATTATTAAAGGGTTGGTTTCTGATGAAACCATTCCTACCTTAGACATCAACGTGGTTTCCAATAATGCGTCGTTTAAATATCCCGATTTACCAAAAAGTGTTCAAAACATAAGCATTAATGCAACGGTTAAAAATACTACTGGAAAAACAGAAGACACTTTTTTAGACATTAAAACTTTAAACTTTAGAATTGATGAAGATGTATTTAAATCTTCGGCAACCATAAAAAACATCACTGGCAATCCTGCTGTAAACGCCACTGTTGATGGTGTTTTAAATTTAGCAAACCTCTCCAAAGCGTATCCTATAGATCTGGACAATCCTTTAAACGGTATTTTAAAAGCTAAAATCGATACAAACTTCGACATGAATGCTATCGAGACCAATGCCTACGAACGCATAAAAAGCAATGGAAATATTAGCCTAACTGGTTTTGAATATACTTCAGCAGACCTTATTAACCCTATAAAAATATCTCAAGCCAATGTTAGTTTTGATCCAATGACCGTAAAACTAGAGCATTTTAAAGCGACTACTGGAAAAACAGATTTAGATGCAACAGGAACTATTAATAACTTGCTGGGCTTTTTATTAAGCGATAAAAAGCTAAAAGGCAATTTTAATATTAATTCTAACACGTTTATGGTTAGTGATTTTATGACTGAAGGTGTGGCTGAGAAATCAACGAACCAAAGTACAGAACCAAAGGACAAACTTAAAATTCCTGCCTTTTTAGATTGTACCATAACTGCAGACGCCAAGACTGTTATATATGATAATTTAATCCTTAAAGATGTTAAGGGAACTTTAGTCATTCAAGATGAAAAAGCGGACTTCAAGAAAATCACAACAAATATTTTTGATGGCAACTTATCACTTAGTGGTATTGTAGATACAAAAACAGAAGTCCCTACTTTTAATATGGATTTAGGTATTGAGAATTTTGATATTTCACAGTCTTTTAGCAATCTGGACATGTTAAAAGCCTTAGCCCCAATAGCACAAGCACTACAAGGGAAATTAAATAGCGCCATTAGTGTTAATGGCAACCTTGGCGATGATTTCACACCCGTGTTAAAGAGTATTGCTGGAGGTGCTTTAGCAGAATTATTAACAACACGTATTGAACCAAAAAATGCTGAATTATTTGAGGCGCTATCGAGCAAATTAAATTTTATAGATTTCGATAAATTAGATTTAAAAGACCTTAAAACCGCTTTAAAATTTGACAATGGCAAAGTAAGTATTTCACCTTTTAATATAAATTATAAAGACATTGGCATCACCGTAGGTGGTTCTCATGGCTTTGATAAAACAATGGATTATAATCTGGTTTTTAATGTTCCTGCTAAATATTTAGGAAGTGACGTTAACCGACTAATTGGAAAAATAAATGATCCAGAGGTTAATAACATCTCTATTCCAATTACCGCAAATTTAACAGGCAGTTTTGATAACCCAAAGGTCTCTACAGATCTAACAAGTGGTGTTAAACAATTAACAGCGCAACTTATAGAAATTGAAAAGCAAAAACTACTTAATACAGGTAAGGATAAAATAAAAGACCTCTTAGGCGGAATTACTGGCAACCAAACACCTAAAGACTCTACAAAGACTCAAACCAACGCGCCTGTGAAAGACATTATTAAAGATGTTATTATGGGTAGTGGTAATACGTCACCAAACAATTCGTCAACAAAAGATTCTACAAATTCAACAGGAGATCCGGTGAAAGAGATCCTAGGTCTTTTTGGAAAGAGAAAGAAGAAAAAGGATACTGTAAATTAA
- a CDS encoding OmpA family protein: MKNFILLVIVLFAVNLSFAQYAQFDLLANSTENNSLTTSEDRIGANGFAFTTLDAGINTKYLEYGSGFFMDKFIMVSSKKLGGLAKTDKVTGEGYKNIFCLDVRADGSLKLPLLFSRIINTFENNEDQLTFSPDEQTMYFTRSTPEDSSIYNLYKVNLEKDSHGNWIGQQLLDVNVAHASIENPFVSPDGKQLFFSSNKPGGFGGFDLYVANIKSDGTLDIPVNLGAKINTALDDKYPAISEDGKDLYFSSKGHDNIGGFDVFKSKIITNGYRRPRNLGNTINTKYDEVAYFMAGRNKGYVSSNKAFGKGNFDIYKFSNEEVLQSIEGVIVDLDSKILLPNTTVVLLNEEDEEIARQTTGENATYKFNVTPFDTYTITTMKDGFNNGTFDFIANIGENITYTKDLELNAIEAEIAEVKNKKMIVVNNLYFDYNKWRVKEESLVQLNSIARILLEHTDMKIEINAHTDNQGNSRYNMNLSQKRAAAAKGYLIKKGIAASRLISKGYGETQPLVDCRSSCNQDEFQKNRRIEFIIIE, from the coding sequence ATGAAAAATTTTATTCTCCTAGTCATTGTTTTATTTGCTGTAAATTTATCTTTCGCTCAATACGCTCAATTTGACTTATTAGCAAACTCAACCGAAAACAATTCACTTACAACTTCTGAAGATCGTATTGGTGCAAACGGTTTTGCGTTCACAACATTAGACGCAGGTATTAACACCAAATACTTAGAATATGGTTCTGGTTTTTTTATGGATAAATTCATTATGGTTTCGTCAAAAAAACTTGGTGGTTTAGCTAAAACTGACAAAGTTACTGGCGAAGGTTATAAAAACATATTCTGTTTAGACGTAAGAGCAGACGGTTCATTAAAGTTACCTTTATTGTTTTCTAGAATTATTAATACCTTTGAAAACAACGAAGATCAACTTACTTTCTCTCCAGATGAGCAAACGATGTATTTCACAAGAAGTACCCCAGAGGACTCTTCAATATACAATTTGTACAAGGTTAATCTGGAAAAGGATTCTCATGGAAATTGGATTGGGCAACAGCTACTTGATGTTAATGTAGCCCATGCTTCAATAGAAAATCCTTTTGTTTCACCTGACGGAAAGCAGTTGTTTTTCTCTTCTAATAAGCCGGGTGGCTTTGGCGGCTTCGACTTGTATGTCGCAAACATAAAATCTGATGGCACTTTAGACATTCCTGTAAACTTAGGCGCTAAAATAAATACCGCATTGGATGATAAGTATCCCGCGATTTCAGAAGATGGTAAAGATTTATACTTTTCTTCAAAAGGTCATGATAATATTGGGGGGTTTGACGTCTTTAAAAGTAAAATTATTACTAACGGATACAGAAGGCCAAGAAATTTAGGAAACACCATTAATACTAAGTATGATGAAGTCGCTTATTTTATGGCCGGAAGAAATAAGGGCTACGTTTCTTCAAACAAAGCTTTTGGAAAAGGAAATTTTGATATTTATAAATTTTCTAATGAAGAGGTATTACAAAGTATAGAAGGTGTAATCGTTGATTTAGATTCTAAAATTTTACTACCAAACACAACCGTTGTATTGTTAAATGAAGAAGATGAAGAGATAGCGAGACAAACAACGGGTGAGAATGCAACCTATAAATTTAATGTCACTCCTTTTGATACCTATACTATAACAACCATGAAGGATGGTTTTAATAATGGGACATTTGACTTTATTGCTAATATTGGAGAGAATATCACGTATACTAAAGACTTAGAATTAAACGCTATTGAAGCTGAAATAGCTGAAGTTAAAAACAAAAAAATGATTGTTGTTAATAACCTCTATTTCGATTATAATAAGTGGCGCGTAAAAGAAGAATCGCTTGTACAATTAAATAGTATTGCTCGCATATTACTAGAGCATACAGACATGAAAATAGAAATTAATGCACATACAGATAATCAAGGTAATAGTCGCTACAATATGAACCTATCTCAAAAACGTGCGGCTGCTGCAAAAGGGTATTTAATTAAAAAGGGCATTGCTGCCAGCAGATTAATTTCAAAAGGCTATGGAGAAACACAACCATTAGTAGATTGTAGGTCATCTTGTAATCAAGATGAATTCCAGAAAAACAGAAGAATAGAATTTATTATTATCGAATAA
- the rpsU gene encoding 30S ribosomal protein S21 produces the protein MLRIEIKDGENIERALKRYKRKHRNIKVMQNLRENQFFTKPSVTRRRQIQKASYIQGLRDAENV, from the coding sequence ATGTTAAGAATAGAAATTAAAGACGGAGAGAATATAGAAAGAGCATTAAAACGTTACAAAAGAAAACACCGTAACATTAAAGTAATGCAAAACTTAAGAGAAAATCAATTCTTTACTAAGCCTTCTGTAACTCGCAGACGTCAAATTCAAAAAGCGTCTTACATCCAAGGATTAAGAGACGCAGAAAACGTATAA
- a CDS encoding queuosine precursor transporter: MTLKNKLLAQRIYLFLGALFITSLVVSNLIFQKFFYWYPIKFEVFGSRLFEISVGILPYPITFLITDLISEIYGKKRANDIVIAGIFASLFSLLIILVANSAPATSWSYVKDEMFTTVFGNSALAVFASMLAYLLAQFVDIQIYHFWKRITKGKKLWLRNNFSTWLSQLIDTLTILLLLCSFGIIPWKHFYGLLVSGFLFKVIIAALDTPFLYLGVYLFRKHFNLKINEELDLL, translated from the coding sequence ATGACCCTAAAAAACAAACTACTTGCACAACGTATTTACCTTTTTTTAGGGGCTTTATTCATTACCTCTCTGGTTGTTTCTAATCTAATTTTTCAGAAGTTCTTCTATTGGTATCCTATAAAATTCGAGGTTTTCGGAAGTCGGTTGTTTGAAATTTCGGTTGGCATTTTACCCTATCCGATTACCTTTTTAATTACCGATTTAATTAGTGAGATTTATGGCAAAAAGAGAGCTAACGATATTGTTATTGCTGGTATTTTCGCCTCCTTGTTTTCATTACTCATTATTTTGGTAGCCAATAGTGCTCCTGCAACGTCATGGTCCTATGTTAAAGACGAGATGTTTACTACCGTATTTGGTAATTCTGCACTCGCAGTATTTGCTAGTATGCTAGCTTATTTACTTGCTCAGTTTGTAGATATTCAAATTTATCATTTCTGGAAACGCATCACCAAAGGAAAAAAACTTTGGTTGCGAAATAACTTTTCCACCTGGCTTTCACAATTGATAGACACTCTTACTATTCTTTTATTGCTATGTTCATTTGGTATTATTCCTTGGAAACATTTTTACGGATTATTGGTCAGTGGCTTTCTGTTTAAAGTCATTATTGCCGCCTTAGACACTCCTTTCTTATACTTAGGTGTTTACTTATTTAGAAAGCATTTTAACCTTAAGATTAACGAAGAACTAGATTTATTGTAA
- a CDS encoding RNA methyltransferase: MRKLKNSELDRLTVSDFKGAKKTPIVIVLDNIRSLNNIGSVFRTSDAFLIKKVYLCGITAKPPHKDIHKTALGSTDTVSWEYVENTIDLIAQLKAQQIIVCAIEQAENATMLNAFFPEPDKTYALIFGNEVKGVTQDVVNASDVVIEIPQFGTKHSLNISVSCGVLVWDLFSKLTS; this comes from the coding sequence ATGCGAAAATTAAAAAACAGCGAATTAGACCGGTTAACCGTTAGTGATTTTAAAGGGGCAAAAAAAACACCAATCGTTATTGTTCTAGATAATATACGCAGTTTAAATAATATTGGTTCTGTATTTAGAACCAGCGACGCTTTTTTAATTAAAAAAGTCTATTTGTGCGGTATTACCGCTAAACCCCCACATAAAGACATTCACAAAACAGCTTTGGGAAGTACAGATACCGTCTCATGGGAATATGTTGAAAACACCATCGATTTAATTGCGCAATTAAAAGCGCAGCAAATTATTGTGTGCGCTATTGAACAGGCTGAAAATGCGACTATGCTCAACGCTTTTTTTCCAGAACCAGATAAAACATACGCTTTAATATTTGGCAACGAAGTAAAAGGTGTTACACAAGATGTTGTGAATGCAAGCGATGTTGTTATTGAGATCCCACAATTTGGCACGAAACACTCTTTAAACATCTCGGTGAGTTGTGGCGTTCTCGTTTGGGATTTGTTTTCAAAATTAACTAGTTAA
- a CDS encoding GH3 auxin-responsive promoter family protein, which yields MPIPLVNSIASWFLKKRFHQIDLFLKYPNEVQEELLFSLIETAKNTEIGRLYDFASIKSYREYAARIPVKNYEGHKDLIERSRQGENNIFWPSPIKWFAKSSGTTNAKSKFIPVSTESLEDCHYAASKDLLCMYLNNNPNSQLFTGKSLRLGGSKELYKENGTVFGDLSAILIHNMPFWAEYSSTPSNKVSLMSEWETKMTAIVNETINENVTSLAGVPSWMLVLLNNILDKTEKDSLFDIWPNLEVYFHGGVNFNPYVEQYRKILPKKDFKYYEIYNASEGFFAIQDHNNSDELLLMLDYGIFYEFIPMETHGTPEERVIPLAEVEKNKNYAVIISTNAGLWRYKIGDTVRFTSISPYRIKVSGRTKHHINVFGEELIIENAEDALKQACKKTKSEIVDYTAAPVFMEGREKGAHEWLIEFKTPPQDINYFNELFDNALKSLNSDYEAKRYNNMTLNKPKINVARKQLFYDWLKQNNKLGGQHKVPRLSNTRDYIDELLKLNL from the coding sequence ATGCCAATCCCTCTTGTAAATTCTATTGCCTCATGGTTTTTAAAAAAACGATTTCACCAAATTGATTTATTTTTAAAATATCCAAATGAAGTACAAGAAGAATTACTTTTTAGTCTTATTGAAACCGCTAAAAACACTGAGATAGGACGGTTATATGATTTTGCTTCCATAAAAAGTTACAGAGAATATGCCGCACGTATACCTGTTAAAAATTACGAAGGCCATAAAGATTTAATCGAACGCTCAAGACAAGGTGAAAATAATATTTTTTGGCCTAGTCCAATAAAATGGTTTGCTAAATCCAGCGGTACAACCAACGCAAAAAGCAAATTTATTCCTGTGAGCACAGAGTCTTTAGAAGATTGCCATTACGCTGCCAGTAAAGATTTATTGTGCATGTATTTAAACAACAATCCAAACTCCCAACTCTTTACGGGAAAAAGTTTACGATTAGGAGGTAGCAAAGAATTATATAAAGAGAATGGTACCGTTTTTGGTGATTTGAGTGCTATTTTAATTCATAATATGCCCTTTTGGGCTGAATATAGTAGCACGCCGAGCAACAAAGTCTCTCTAATGAGTGAATGGGAGACTAAAATGACAGCCATAGTTAATGAAACGATTAATGAAAACGTAACAAGCCTAGCTGGTGTACCGTCATGGATGCTGGTACTACTTAATAACATTTTAGATAAAACCGAAAAAGACTCGTTATTCGATATTTGGCCAAACCTTGAAGTCTACTTTCATGGCGGTGTAAACTTTAACCCCTATGTAGAACAGTATCGTAAAATTTTACCAAAAAAGGATTTTAAGTATTATGAAATTTATAATGCGTCAGAAGGCTTTTTCGCTATACAAGATCACAATAATTCCGACGAACTTTTATTGATGTTAGACTATGGTATTTTCTACGAATTTATTCCCATGGAAACTCATGGTACTCCTGAAGAGAGAGTGATTCCTTTGGCTGAAGTAGAAAAAAATAAAAATTACGCTGTAATTATTTCAACAAATGCAGGCTTATGGCGTTATAAAATTGGAGACACCGTTCGTTTTACCTCCATCTCTCCATACCGTATTAAAGTTTCAGGCCGAACAAAGCATCACATTAATGTTTTTGGTGAAGAGTTAATTATCGAAAATGCTGAGGATGCCTTAAAGCAAGCCTGCAAAAAAACAAAAAGTGAAATTGTAGACTATACAGCAGCCCCTGTTTTTATGGAAGGTCGAGAAAAAGGCGCACATGAATGGCTTATAGAGTTTAAGACTCCTCCTCAAGACATAAATTACTTTAATGAATTATTTGATAATGCACTGAAGTCGCTAAATTCTGATTACGAAGCAAAACGTTATAATAACATGACATTAAACAAACCAAAAATTAATGTCGCTAGAAAACAACTCTTCTACGATTGGTTAAAGCAAAACAACAAGCTTGGTGGGCAACATAAAGTTCCTAGATTATCGAATACCAGAGACTATATAGACGAACTCCTTAAGCTCAATTTGTAA
- a CDS encoding GNAT family N-acetyltransferase has product MKFKTLPDIETNRLWLKKVEPKHIDVIFKLRSSAIVAKYIQRPLYKNRKEARLYIDKVTNQLTNDESITWVISLKTENREVGTICLWNFSEDKKIAEVGFDLLPEYFNMGIMTEASEAVINCGFNSLQLNTIEAFTKKENIASINLILKQGFVLQPDRKDPMVTNNAIYILKRDR; this is encoded by the coding sequence ATGAAATTCAAAACACTTCCAGATATTGAAACCAACCGCCTTTGGTTAAAGAAAGTTGAGCCTAAACATATTGATGTTATTTTTAAGTTGCGCTCAAGTGCTATTGTTGCCAAGTATATTCAGAGACCGCTTTATAAAAACAGAAAAGAAGCTAGGCTTTATATCGATAAAGTGACTAATCAATTAACAAATGATGAGTCTATTACTTGGGTGATTAGCTTAAAAACTGAAAATCGTGAGGTTGGTACCATTTGTTTATGGAATTTTTCAGAAGATAAAAAAATAGCAGAAGTTGGTTTTGATTTATTGCCAGAATACTTTAATATGGGAATAATGACGGAGGCCTCAGAAGCTGTAATTAATTGTGGCTTTAATAGTCTTCAATTAAATACAATAGAGGCTTTTACCAAAAAAGAAAATATAGCTTCCATTAATTTAATACTAAAACAGGGCTTTGTTTTACAACCGGATAGAAAAGATCCTATGGTGACAAATAATGCTATCTATATTTTAAAAAGAGACAGATAA
- a CDS encoding DUF2797 domain-containing protein, which yields MTYQGVLTKMTTEFSQPIQYYLVFENDFIHMNQLLNKTLKFQFVKHQCLNCKLDKPIYRQGFCKSCFFDIPQAADWIMRPELSVAHLDKEDRDLEYEKKVQLQPHIVYLANSSNVKVGVTRKTQVPTRWIDQGAHEAIEIVEVPNRYLAGITEVALKDHVADKTNWRKMLKNDVEDENLVIWRNTLKQYIPIEAQEYFIENNTETTIEFPVLQYPEKPKSLNFEKAGTYQGVLKGIKGQYLIFEDNTVCNIRGNEGSVVSVEIM from the coding sequence ATGACTTACCAAGGCGTTTTGACAAAAATGACTACTGAATTTTCTCAGCCTATACAGTACTATCTAGTTTTTGAAAATGATTTTATTCATATGAATCAGTTATTAAATAAAACACTCAAGTTTCAATTTGTTAAGCATCAATGTTTAAACTGTAAATTAGACAAGCCTATTTACAGACAAGGCTTTTGTAAAAGCTGTTTTTTTGATATTCCTCAGGCTGCAGATTGGATAATGAGACCAGAATTAAGTGTGGCTCATTTAGATAAAGAAGATCGTGATTTAGAATATGAGAAAAAAGTGCAACTACAACCTCATATTGTGTACTTAGCAAATTCAAGTAATGTAAAAGTTGGTGTGACAAGAAAAACACAAGTACCTACACGTTGGATAGATCAAGGTGCTCACGAAGCTATCGAGATTGTTGAAGTGCCCAACAGGTATTTGGCGGGAATTACTGAAGTTGCTTTGAAAGACCACGTTGCAGATAAAACGAATTGGCGAAAAATGCTTAAAAACGATGTGGAAGATGAAAATTTAGTGATATGGAGGAATACCCTCAAGCAGTACATTCCAATAGAAGCACAGGAATATTTTATTGAAAATAATACGGAAACGACTATAGAATTTCCAGTCTTGCAATATCCTGAAAAACCTAAAAGCTTAAATTTTGAAAAAGCAGGCACTTACCAGGGGGTTTTAAAAGGAATAAAAGGGCAGTATCTTATTTTTGAAGACAATACCGTTTGTAATATTCGAGGTAATGAAGGAAGTGTGGTTTCTGTTGAGATAATGTAA